A window from Nycticebus coucang isolate mNycCou1 chromosome X, mNycCou1.pri, whole genome shotgun sequence encodes these proteins:
- the LOC128577084 gene encoding melanoma-associated antigen 10-like, with protein sequence SSSSSSSPSILVSDSSEEEEFAAENLSPPHISSSICSSSISWSISDEEPNNQKVEESLSSLQSLINTEYFLKDPLEEKVTDLVHFLIVKYRSKEPITKEEMLQVVAQSNSQFPVILNKASKCLQVIFGIDVEEVDLAGHSYALVNSLNLTYEMLGVGDNPSMPKNGLLIIVLGVIFIEGNCASEESIWDFLNMMGLYAGSEHFIYGEPRKLITVDWVQENYLEYRQVPYSDPPHYEFLWGPRAHAETSKMKVLEFLARVQGSDPTSFSSWYEEALIDEQERAQAEFSSGDSDASTSTAEYWSEASPRSDE encoded by the coding sequence tcctcctcttcctcctcatcgcCCTCTATACTGGTTTCAGACAGTTCAGAGGAAGAAGAGTTTGCTGCTGAGAATCTGAGTCCTCCTCATATTTCTTCGAGCATCTGCTCCTCTTCCATTTCATGGAGCATATCAGATGAAGAGCCCAACAACCAAAAAGTGGAGGAGAGTTTAAGCTCTCTGCAATCCTTAATCAACACTGAATATTTTCTCAAAGATCCACTAGAAGAAAAGGTGACTGATTTGGTGCATTTCCTGATTGTCAAGTATAGATCAAAGGAGCCCATCACAAAAGAGGAAATGCTCCAGGTTGTGGCCCAAAGTAATAGCCAATTCCCTGTGATTTTAAATAAAGCATCTAAATGCTTGCAGGTGATCTTTGGCATTGATGTGGAGGAAGTGGACCTCGCTGGCCACTCCTATGCCCTTGTCAACTCACTAAATCTCACTTATGAGATGCTGGGTGTGGGTGACAACCCAAGCATGCCTAAAAATGGTCTCTTGATAATTGTCCTAGGTGTGATATTCATAGAGGGTAACTGTGCCTCTGAGGAAAGCATCTGGGATTTCCTGAATATGATGGGATTGTATGCTGGGAGTGAGCACTTCATTTATGGGGAGCCCAGAAAGCTCATCACTGTGGATTGGGTGCAGGAAAATTATCTGGAATATCGACAGGTGCCTTATAGTGACCCTCCACACTATGAATTTTTGTGGGGTCCAAGAGCTCATGCTGAAACCAGCAAGATGAAAGTCCTAGAATTTTTGGCCAGAGTCCAAGGGTCTGACCCCACTTCCTTCTCCAGCTGGTATGAGGAGGCTTTGATAGATGAGCAAGAGAGAGCCCAGGCTGAGTTTAGCTCTGGAGACAGTGATGCTTCCACTTCCACTGCAGAATATTGGTCAGAAGCTTCACCTCGCTCAGATGAATAA